Genomic DNA from Brenneria izadpanahii:
AATGGCACACTGGCGTTGCTGACGGCGCTGCAGGCTTTACGTATTACTGGAGAGGTGATCACGACTCCCTATTCATTTGTCGCGACGTCTCATACGCTGTTATGGAATGGTTTAAAACCCGTATTTGTCGATATTGATCCTGTTACCTGTAACCTCGATCCGGAAAAAATAGAACGGGCTATTACCCCGATGACATCGGCGATATTACCCGTACACTGTTATGGTATTCCAGCTAATGTGAAACGTATTCAGCAAATAGCGGATATCTATGGCCTGAAAGTTATTTATGATGCGGCGCATGCCTTCGGTGTGAAAGAGGACGGCGTCAGCATTTTAAACCATGGCGATCTCTCTATCCTCAGTTTCCATGCGACTAAAGTGTTCAATACCATAGAAGGTGGCGCCATCATTTGCCCGGATGCGAAAACTAAAAAACGTATCGATTACCTAAAAAATTTCGGTTTTGCCGATGAAGTGACGGTGGTTGCACCGGGAATTAACGGCAAAATGAATGAGGTTCAGGCTGCGTTCGGTTTACTGCAACTGCGGCACATAGATCGGGCATTGCAAGAAAGAGAGCGTATTTACGCCCGTTATAAACAGGCTTTTCAGAATATATCGGCCATTCGTTTGGTCGACGTGTCTGAAAACGTTAAATGGAATCACGCCTATTTTCCGATTTTTATCAATGGCGCTGATGCCGAAATTCGTGATGCGCTTTATGATGCGTTAAAGGCTGAAAATATTCTGCCGCGA
This window encodes:
- a CDS encoding DegT/DnrJ/EryC1/StrS family aminotransferase, which codes for MSSDIEKNIYVTSPLLPPLEEFIPYLEQIWGNKQLTNGGPFHQQLEQALAEYLGVKHLCLFANGTLALLTALQALRITGEVITTPYSFVATSHTLLWNGLKPVFVDIDPVTCNLDPEKIERAITPMTSAILPVHCYGIPANVKRIQQIADIYGLKVIYDAAHAFGVKEDGVSILNHGDLSILSFHATKVFNTIEGGAIICPDAKTKKRIDYLKNFGFADEVTVVAPGINGKMNEVQAAFGLLQLRHIDRALQERERIYARYKQAFQNISAIRLVDVSENVKWNHAYFPIFINGADAEIRDALYDALKAENILPRRYFYPLISTFPMYRGLSSSQNENLSVAMNIADSVLCLPIYPGLMEDEQNRVISVVNTFITEQLPAVMVNFLDKSA